In the genome of Hydrogenophaga sp. PBL-H3, the window GGCACAGGGCACGAGATTGCGCGACAAATGGAGCTTCTCGCGGAAGGTGGTGACCTTCTCATGGGGGGGCATCTGGTCCTTGTTGCGCAGTGCCCACCATGCGATATAGCCTGAAAACAAGCCCATGAGCAGCAGGCCAGGCAGGAAGCCCGCCAAGAAGATGCGGATGATCGATGCATCGGCTGCGACCGCATACACGACCATGGTGATGGAAGGTGGAATCAGGATCCCCAACGTTCCCGCTGTGGCCAGCGAACCGATCGCGATGCTCTCGTTGTAGCCGCGCTTTTGCAACTCCGGGAGGGACACTTTGGCAATGGTCGCACACGTGGCCGCCGAAGACCCCGACACCGAACCGAAGATGCCGCAACCCAGGATGGTTGTGTGAAACAAGCGACCCGGTACACGATTCAACCAGGGTGCCAGCCCCGAGAACATCTCTTCGCTGAGTTTGGTGCGAAACAGGATCTCACCCATCCAGATGAAGAGCGGCAAGGCGGCCAACTCCCAACTCGCTGTGCTCTCCCAGAACGCCGAGAAGAGATTGAGACCCGGCTGGCTGCTGGTGAAAAACGCCTGCCCCACCCAGCCGCAAATGGCGAGAGTCATCGCGATCCACACACCACCAGACAGCAACAACAACATCAGGAACAGGAGAAATCCACCAATGGCAAGGATGTCCATGGCTGCGCTCTTTCAAAGATCTGAAGAAAAATCGCCTTTGGCGTGGCGCTCTTGCACCAGTCGCACAAAGGTGGGTACGTGGCCACGGGCCACAATGACCAATTCATCAAGGACCGCCACCAGAAACAGCAACGAACCCAACGCAAAGCTCATCTGGGGAATCCAGATCGGGACAGCCCACAAGCCCTGTGCAAGTTCGTTGAACTGCCAGCTCTCGTAGGTGAATCGACAGGCCCACCAGGCGAGATAGGCAACGGCGACTGCGGCCACCGCCAAGCACATGAACTCAAGCCGCTGACGGGTGGCAGGCGACACCTTCTCCAACACCAGGGTGACCCGCACAAAGTCGCCATGCTTGAACGCATGCGCCATGGTGAGAAAGGCCGCTGCCGCGCACAGCCACGCCACCACATCGTTGATGGCCCCCGTCGGAAAGCCAAAGTGACGTCCCAACGTTTGCACGATCATCAGAACGCAGATCAACGCAACGCAGGTTGCACCCAGCGCCCCCGCCCATCGATAGGCGTTGTCCAGCGCGCGCCGCAGGATGGGCGTGCGGTTGGTGGCGTGCTGTCCGGTCTCGGCAACGGTACTTGAGTTCATGGCCGGATCACTTTTGCTGGTAAGCGTCGATCACGGCTTTGCCGTCCTCGCCGGCGAGCTTGATCCAGTCGGCTGTCATGCGTTCGCCAATGGTCTTGAGCTCTTTCTTGAGACCGTCAGCGGACGCATCGACCTTCATCCCCTTGTCCGTCAACTCTTTGATGTACTCACCATCTTTGCGTTCACTGGTGGCCCAACCGCGCTGCTCGGCAACCGCCGCCATCTGAAGCACAGCATCCTGGGTGGGTTTGTCAAGTCCATCAAACAATTTCTGGTTCACGACGACAGCGTTGCGCGGCAGCCAGGCGGCCACAGCGTAGAAGTGTTTGGCGCCTTCATAAAGCTTGCTGTCCACACCGCTGGCGCTGGAGGTCAGAAAATTGTCCACGCCGCCCGTCGCCAGCGCAGCCGGCAATTCAGCCAACTGGATGGTGACCGGCTGAGCGCCAACGGCGGTGGCGATGAATGACGTTGCAGGGTTGTATGCACGCATCTTGGTGCCCTTGAGGTCCTTGAGCGCGCTCACGGGCTTGGTGGAGTACAGACTTTGGGGTGGCCAGGCCACGGTGTAGAGCAGCTTCATGCCCTGCGCGTTCAGCGTCTTGACCAGCAAGGGACGCGAAGCAGCATCGAGGCGCCGCGATTCAACATAGCTGGTCGCGAGGAAGGGAATGGAGTCCACGCCGAAGACAGGCGCCTCATTGGACGCGCCCGAGAGAATGAACTCGCCTGCCGGTACCTGCGCCGACTGGACGGCACGCTTGATTTCATTGGCTTTGAACAAAGATGCATTCGGGTGCACCGTGATCTTGAGCTTGCCTGCGGTGGCCTTGTCGACGTCTTCCGCAAATTGCGCGAGGTTTTGCACCTGGAAGGTATTGGGCCCATAGCCTGACGGCAAATCCCATTTGGTGGTCTGAGCCGAAGCGGCGCCGGCGGCGGCGATCAAGGAAAGGCTGAACAACATCTTTTTCATCGTTGGCTCCTGGTTCAAAAACTAGCTAACTGGTGGTTGAGAAGGTCGGTGATCAGCATCGCACCTGGGGCGTGGGTGATGCAGAACGCGGGGCGGGCCTGCTGGATCGCGGCTTGCGGTGTGACGCCGCAAGCCCAGAACACAGGCAGCTCATCGGGCATCACGTCCACCGCATCGCCATAGTCGGGCCGCGAGAGGTCGTGAATGCCGATCTGGGACGGATCACCGATGTGCACCGGTGCCCCGTGGACGCTGGGAAAGCGAGATGTCACCTGTACAGCCCGGATGGCGTCAGCAGCCTTCATGGGCCGCATGGACACCACGAGTGGGCCACCGAAAAGTCCAGCCGCTTCGGTGGAAATGTTGGTTTGGTACATCGCAACGTTGCGCCCTTGCTCAACGTGGCGCAGCGGAAGCCCCGCCGCCAACAGCGCCTGCTCAAAGGAGAACGAGCAGCCGATCACAAAACTCACCAGGTCTTCGCGCCAGAGGTTCGTGATGTCTGTGGGCTCGTCGATCAGCTCGCCATGGCGCCAGACACGGTAGCGCGGCAGGTCAGAGCAAATGTCGATGTCAGAACCCAGCATCGGCACCCGACGATCGCCTGGCTCGGACACCGCCAGCAACGGGCAGGGCTTGGGATTGCGTTGACAGAAACGAAGGAAGTCGACAGCCAATGACTCTGGAAGGATGACCACATTGCCCTGCACGTGCTCGTCGGCCAGGCCGCTGGTATGGGAGCTCCAACGACCCTGGCGGATGAGGCTACGCACATGCGAAGCGTTCTGCAGACCGTCTGGGCCGAACACATCCACTGCGTGTTGGGAAGCTGAATCCACCGCGTCTCCTGTTGCCGTTGCATGTCACCGTGATGACGATGGGCGGATTGTGGAGGGCGATCAGCGGGAGTTCAAACTCAAAATTTTTCGCTTAGCTAATCGATTTTGTCAATGCTCAGGAACGGGGCAGAACTCGCTTTATTGGTGCACGCCCAGCGTGTGTCTTGGTGCCAAACTGCGCATCAACGAAGGCCAGCGCGGACTGCACCACCGTCTCCACAGCGCTCGTTGTGGGATCTGTTCGATAGCTGGCGTGGATCGGCAGTGGCTGCAATGCGCTGTCGCATGCCAGTGGACGCAGATCTGGATAGTTCTGCATGCGCTGCACCGCGTAGAGCGGCAGCGTGGCCACGCCAAAGCCGCCTTGTACCAGTTGCACCATGGCCGAGATCGATGAGATGGTGTGCACCCGACCGGGCTCCACGCCCTCCTGTCGGAACAGGTCGATCAGCGCGACATGAGGATGCGATCCGCGTTGGAACGTCAACAGTTCCAGTTCAGCCAATTCGCTCAAGGCGTAGCGGCGCTTGCGATGCAATTGCGTGTGGCCCATGAACACCATTTCCATTGGCGGCAGCGTTCGACTGCGCACGCCATCGGCTGCTGCGGGCAAGGCGGCAAACACGATGTCCTGTGTGCCGCGTTGCACCTGCTCCACGAGGATGGGTGTGGTTTCCACGGTGAGTTCAAGTGCCAGCGCTGGGTGGTCAGCGCGCAGTTTCTCGATCCACGGGATCAACCAGGAATGCAGCACCGATTCGATGGCGCGGATGCGCAGAGACACCGCCAGTGCCGCCCCCGACCCCATCTCGGCCTTCACCTCACGCTGCAGTTCCAGCAACCGCTGGGCATAGGTGAAGAAGCGCGTTCCAGCCACCGTCAGGCGAAACTGCTTGTCGCGCCTGTCCAGCAACAACACGCCCAGTTCCTCCTCCAGCGCTGCGATGCGACTGGACATGGCTGACTGCGTGAGAAACAACTTGTCGGCCGCACGCGTGACGCTTTTGAGCGAGGCTACCCAGTAAAACGCCTCAACAAATCGCAGGTTCATGAAGTTGGCTCAGGGGGAAATACCCGAGCGACTGGCCCGGTATTTGCATTTATGCTGGTGATCCGATTCATCCATTCATTGTCCCGGAGAAATCATGAAGCACCAATTTGGCATGCTTGTCGCCGCCCTGGTTCTGGGCACCGCAGCCCACGCGCAAACCAAATGGGACTTGCCTGCTGCCTACCCGGCCAGCAACTTCCACACCGTCAATTTGACGGCATTTGCCAACGACGTGGACAAGGCCACCAGCGGCAAACTCAAGATCACGGTGCACCCCGGCGCGTCGCTGTTCAAGGCTCCCGAAATCAAGCGAGCAGTGCAGGGCGGACAGGCCCAGATCGGCGAGATCCTTCTCGCCAACTACCAGAACGAGTGGCAGATGTTCGGGGCCGATGGCCTGCCCTTCCTGGCCGACAGCTATGCCGAATCGATGAAGCTCTACAAGGCTCAGCGACCCATCATGGAGAAGAAGCTTGCGGAGCAAGGAATGATGTTGCTCTACGCCGTGGCCTGGCCGCCCCAGGGGCTTTACAGCAAGAAGCCGATCAACAGCGCCGCCGACCTCAAGGGCAGCAAGTGGCGCGCCTACAGCCCTTCGACAGCGCGCATCGCCGACCTGGTCGGCGCCCAGCCCGTCACCGTGCAGGCTGCCGAGTTGTCGCAGGCGCTGGCCACCGGGGTGGTTGAAACCAACATGACTTCGGGCGCCACCGGTGTGGACAGCAAGCTCTACGAACACCTGTCTTACTACTACGACGTGCAGGCATGGCTGCCCAAGAACGCCGTGCTGGTGAACCGCAAGGCATTTGAAGCGCTGGACAAGCCGACGCAGGACGCCTTGCTCAAGGCTGGAGCCGATGCCGAAGCCCGCGGATGGGAAGCCTCACAAAAGGTCAACACCGACACCCTGGCCACGCTCAAGGCCCGCGGCATGAACATCCTGCCGCCATCACCTCAACTGAAAGCCGATCTCAAGGCGGTGGGCGACACGATGCTGAAGGAATGGCAGGATAAGGCCGGTGCCGAGGGCAAATCCCTCGTTGACAGCCTCAACCGCTGACCCGGCATGACCTCCGTCGACTCCCCGGCGCGCAGCCCCCTGCGGCGCGCGCTGGATGGCTTGTACGCGCTTGGCGGTGGCCTGGCCGCCCTGTGTGTGCTGGGCATCCTGATCCTGATGCTCTGGGCCTCCGCAGGGCGCCTGTTTGAGTGGCGGGTGTCGTGGGTGAACGATGTCGTGGCCTGGCTGTGCGCCGCCGCCGCGTTCCTCGGCATGGCCTACAGCTTTCGCAACGGTGACTTCGTGCGGGTCACCCTGGTGCTGGAATGGGCGAGCCCGGCCGTGCGCCGCTGGATGGAGGTGATCGCGCTGGCGGTGGCCACCGTGACGATTGCCTACCTGGGCTACTGGGCGGCCATGTTCACCTACGAAAGCTGGGCGTTCAACGACATCGCGGGCAACATGGTGGCCATTCCCATCTGGATCCCGCAGATGAGCTTCGTGGTGGGTTCGGCCATCCTGGTGATCGCGGCGCTCGACGAATGCGTGGGCGTGCTGCGCGGCCAGCGGCCGACCTATGTGACCCGTGTCGAAGAGCGACACGCGCGCGGTGACTTTTCGGAGGAGCTCTGAATGGGCCTGCTTGAAATCGGTGCCCTGCTGCTCTTCATCATGTTGCTCATGCTGGGCGGCGGCGTCTGGATCGCCATGACGCTGGCCATCGTCGGCTGGGTGGGTCAGGCCTTCTTCACCACCACGTTGCCGGGCAAGAACCTCTTCTCGGCATTCTGGGAGACCACGGCCAGCTGGGAACTGGCGGCCTTGCCGCTGTTCATCTGGATGGGCGAAGTGCTCTACCGCACCCGTTTGTCCGAGCAGATGTTCGATGGCCTGTCGCCGTGGCTCTCGCGCGTGCCCGGCCGCCTGATGCACACCACCGTGCTGGGCTGCGGCATCTTCGGCTCGGTCTCGGGCTCCTCCGCCGCCACCTGCGCCACCATCGCCAAGGTCGCGCTGCCGGAGCTGGAGAAGCGCGGGTACGACCGCAACCTCGCCTTGGGATCACTCGCCGCCGCCGGTGGTCTGGGCATCCTGATTCCACCGTCGATCACCATGGTGGTCTACGCCGTGGCCGCCGACGCCAGCGTGATCCGCCTTTTCCTGGCTGGCTTCCTGCCGGGCTTTCTGTTGATGGGATTGTTTTCGGGCTACATCGTGTGGTGGAGCCTGCGCAATCCTGACAAGGTGCCGCCGCCCGAAGCGCCCACCACCTTCGCCGAGAAAATGCGACGCTCGGGCAGCCTCATTCCCTGCGGTCTGCTCATCGTCTTCATCGTCTGGGTGCTGGTCTCGGGCATCGCCACCGCCACTGAATGCGCGGCCTATGGCGTGCTGGGAGCATTGCTGATCGCTGCGGCCAGCAGGCAACTGACATGGCGCAACTTCTGGGAAGGCCTGACCGGCGCCACGCGGGTCAGCTGCATGATCATGTTCATCCTGGCGGGCGCAGCCTTTCTCACCAAGACCATGGCCTTCACCGGTATTCCGCGCGAACTTGCCGAGATGGTGCAGGCTCTGAATCCCTCGCCCTACGGGCTGATCGCGGTGCTGGTGGTGGTGTATCTCGTGCTGGGTGCGGCGCTCGACGGCATCAGCATGATCGTGCTCACCAGCGCCGTGGTGCTGCCCATGGTCCAGCAGGCGGGCTTCGATCTGGTGTGGTTCGGCATCTTCATCATCATGCTGATCGAGATTGCCGAGATCACGCCGCCGGTGGGCTTCAACCTGTTCGTGCTGCAGAACATGACCGGCATCGACAGCAACCGCATCGCGCGCGTCACCTTGCCCTTCTTCGCCTGCATGATCCTGGCCATTGCGCTCATCACGCTGTTCCCCGGCATCGTCACCGTGCTGCCCAACCTGGTGATGGGCAAGGAGTTGTAGCCGGAGGGCCAAGCCGCATCCTCTACACTGACACTTCCCCGCCGCCCTTGTGCGGCGGTTTGCTTTTTTCAGAGGAATCCCGTGTTCAAGAATGTGACGATCTACCGCATTGCCCCCGGCTGGACGGCAACGGTGGCAGACATGGAGGCCGCCCTCGACGCGGCCCGCTTCAAGCCCTGCGGTGCCACGCAGGACAAGTCGGTCGGCTGGGTCGAGCCGCGTGGCGAGGCCCATGGCCCGCTGGTGGAATCGGTCGCCGGCCAGCGCATCCTCAAACTACAGATCGAGACCAAGGGCGTG includes:
- a CDS encoding TRAP transporter large permease, whose product is MDILAIGGFLLFLMLLLLSGGVWIAMTLAICGWVGQAFFTSSQPGLNLFSAFWESTASWELAALPLFIWMGEILFRTKLSEEMFSGLAPWLNRVPGRLFHTTILGCGIFGSVSGSSAATCATIAKVSLPELQKRGYNESIAIGSLATAGTLGILIPPSITMVVYAVAADASIIRIFLAGFLPGLLLMGLFSGYIAWWALRNKDQMPPHEKVTTFREKLHLSRNLVPCALLIVFICWSLVAGWATATECAAYGVVGALALAAWSRSLTWTNFTESLGGATRTSCMIMFILAGAAFLTKTMAFTGIPRELAEWVDAMHLSPYALIACLVVVYLVLGTALDGISMIVLTAAVVMPMIQKAGFDLVWFGIFVILLVEIAEVTPPVGFNLFVLQNMTGKDSTLIAKAAIPFFFCLVACIALITVFPQIVTAVPDALMGVAK
- a CDS encoding TRAP transporter small permease subunit yields the protein MRRALDNAYRWAGALGATCVALICVLMIVQTLGRHFGFPTGAINDVVAWLCAAAAFLTMAHAFKHGDFVRVTLVLEKVSPATRQRLEFMCLAVAAVAVAYLAWWACRFTYESWQFNELAQGLWAVPIWIPQMSFALGSLLFLVAVLDELVIVARGHVPTFVRLVQERHAKGDFSSDL
- a CDS encoding TRAP transporter substrate-binding protein — its product is MKKMLFSLSLIAAAGAASAQTTKWDLPSGYGPNTFQVQNLAQFAEDVDKATAGKLKITVHPNASLFKANEIKRAVQSAQVPAGEFILSGASNEAPVFGVDSIPFLATSYVESRRLDAASRPLLVKTLNAQGMKLLYTVAWPPQSLYSTKPVSALKDLKGTKMRAYNPATSFIATAVGAQPVTIQLAELPAALATGGVDNFLTSSASGVDSKLYEGAKHFYAVAAWLPRNAVVVNQKLFDGLDKPTQDAVLQMAAVAEQRGWATSERKDGEYIKELTDKGMKVDASADGLKKELKTIGERMTADWIKLAGEDGKAVIDAYQQK
- a CDS encoding putative hydro-lyase; translation: MQNASHVRSLIRQGRWSSHTSGLADEHVQGNVVILPESLAVDFLRFCQRNPKPCPLLAVSEPGDRRVPMLGSDIDICSDLPRYRVWRHGELIDEPTDITNLWREDLVSFVIGCSFSFEQALLAAGLPLRHVEQGRNVAMYQTNISTEAAGLFGGPLVVSMRPMKAADAIRAVQVTSRFPSVHGAPVHIGDPSQIGIHDLSRPDYGDAVDVMPDELPVFWACGVTPQAAIQQARPAFCITHAPGAMLITDLLNHQLASF
- a CDS encoding LysR family transcriptional regulator; protein product: MNLRFVEAFYWVASLKSVTRAADKLFLTQSAMSSRIAALEEELGVLLLDRRDKQFRLTVAGTRFFTYAQRLLELQREVKAEMGSGAALAVSLRIRAIESVLHSWLIPWIEKLRADHPALALELTVETTPILVEQVQRGTQDIVFAALPAAADGVRSRTLPPMEMVFMGHTQLHRKRRYALSELAELELLTFQRGSHPHVALIDLFRQEGVEPGRVHTISSISAMVQLVQGGFGVATLPLYAVQRMQNYPDLRPLACDSALQPLPIHASYRTDPTTSAVETVVQSALAFVDAQFGTKTHAGRAPIKRVLPRS
- a CDS encoding TRAP transporter substrate-binding protein, yielding MKHQFGMLVAALVLGTAAHAQTKWDLPAAYPASNFHTVNLTAFANDVDKATSGKLKITVHPGASLFKAPEIKRAVQGGQAQIGEILLANYQNEWQMFGADGLPFLADSYAESMKLYKAQRPIMEKKLAEQGMMLLYAVAWPPQGLYSKKPINSAADLKGSKWRAYSPSTARIADLVGAQPVTVQAAELSQALATGVVETNMTSGATGVDSKLYEHLSYYYDVQAWLPKNAVLVNRKAFEALDKPTQDALLKAGADAEARGWEASQKVNTDTLATLKARGMNILPPSPQLKADLKAVGDTMLKEWQDKAGAEGKSLVDSLNR
- a CDS encoding TRAP transporter small permease, whose amino-acid sequence is MTSVDSPARSPLRRALDGLYALGGGLAALCVLGILILMLWASAGRLFEWRVSWVNDVVAWLCAAAAFLGMAYSFRNGDFVRVTLVLEWASPAVRRWMEVIALAVATVTIAYLGYWAAMFTYESWAFNDIAGNMVAIPIWIPQMSFVVGSAILVIAALDECVGVLRGQRPTYVTRVEERHARGDFSEEL
- a CDS encoding TRAP transporter large permease is translated as MGLLEIGALLLFIMLLMLGGGVWIAMTLAIVGWVGQAFFTTTLPGKNLFSAFWETTASWELAALPLFIWMGEVLYRTRLSEQMFDGLSPWLSRVPGRLMHTTVLGCGIFGSVSGSSAATCATIAKVALPELEKRGYDRNLALGSLAAAGGLGILIPPSITMVVYAVAADASVIRLFLAGFLPGFLLMGLFSGYIVWWSLRNPDKVPPPEAPTTFAEKMRRSGSLIPCGLLIVFIVWVLVSGIATATECAAYGVLGALLIAAASRQLTWRNFWEGLTGATRVSCMIMFILAGAAFLTKTMAFTGIPRELAEMVQALNPSPYGLIAVLVVVYLVLGAALDGISMIVLTSAVVLPMVQQAGFDLVWFGIFIIMLIEIAEITPPVGFNLFVLQNMTGIDSNRIARVTLPFFACMILAIALITLFPGIVTVLPNLVMGKEL